One Deltaproteobacteria bacterium genomic window carries:
- a CDS encoding glycosyltransferase gives MSSDYASGKAAGWNDLRATLAGLAQQDFREPTEFLLVETTEIALQIPPDLQRILPSLRIVAAPAASANELKNVGARAATADLVALIDGDCTPVTGWLRHLVSTLREHPDVAVVSGRTGYAGRSLLERAMALVTRSFLDEGRTAPTRHVTINNAGFRRAVLLAHPLPEIAGPHMSMLQSDAIARDGGQFLFEPGMHVTHAYEGWAMEKEIRRSMGYGVIRVRRIDPRLPYAWLARLGVLSVPLFVVLRTLHSCWNCLRRAGDYGVAWYELPVAFGLAAAACSLEVPGMLRAVRDLPHAPSEFR, from the coding sequence GTGAGTTCCGATTACGCCAGCGGCAAAGCCGCGGGGTGGAACGATCTGCGTGCGACGCTGGCCGGGCTCGCCCAGCAAGACTTTCGTGAACCGACTGAATTCCTACTCGTCGAGACCACCGAGATCGCACTGCAGATTCCGCCCGATCTGCAACGCATCTTGCCATCGCTCCGGATCGTCGCCGCACCGGCGGCCTCCGCCAATGAGCTGAAGAATGTCGGGGCACGGGCCGCGACCGCCGATTTGGTCGCGTTGATCGACGGCGACTGCACGCCCGTGACCGGTTGGCTGCGTCACCTCGTGAGCACACTGCGCGAGCATCCCGACGTTGCGGTCGTCAGCGGTCGAACCGGTTACGCGGGGCGGAGTCTGTTGGAGCGCGCGATGGCGCTGGTCACCCGCTCGTTCCTCGACGAAGGTCGGACCGCGCCGACGCGACATGTGACCATCAACAACGCCGGCTTCCGCCGAGCGGTTTTACTGGCGCATCCGCTGCCGGAGATTGCCGGACCGCACATGTCGATGCTGCAATCCGACGCCATTGCGCGCGACGGCGGGCAGTTCCTCTTCGAACCGGGCATGCATGTGACGCACGCCTATGAAGGCTGGGCGATGGAGAAAGAAATTCGCCGCAGCATGGGGTACGGAGTGATCAGAGTACGCCGTATCGATCCGCGCCTGCCGTACGCGTGGCTGGCGCGCCTCGGAGTGCTATCGGTGCCGCTGTTCGTAGTACTGCGCACGCTGCACAGTTGCTGGAACTGCCTGCGGCGTGCCGGCGACTACGGTGTCGCGTGGTACGAGTTGCCCGTCGCCTTTGGACTCGCCGCGGCCGCATGCAGCCTGGAAGTGCCCGGCATGTTGCGCGCCGTGCGCGATCTCCCGCACGCCCCGTCGGAGTTTCGCTAA
- a CDS encoding glycosyltransferase family 4 protein — translation MSGARSEWAIFLLMNDLDQLGGASQLLCTLALQLQRAGHRVAVYTEYPPPPGNRYARVLHDAAIPLNAEVDDVPDVKPLLALLLPARFAVALAGALLRRGSFRYCWRRSGERLSRLLIRYRFSRRARRAFTAAVAAARRDGRGVLVHVHRGAAGVRWAHALRVPVVYLENSTPTSSVRSHWWFALDPSHGSNAAKGWRALRRVRAHVDLIIVSAQRVAQAVREHVQYQGVIAILPWMVEQATVVRTWPERSSAPPSLVVGTAGRLEKEKGHAFFVHALPRVAQQTAARFVIAGDGSLRSELERLATQLGICEQVEFLGAQDNAGMARFWATIDLFVIPSLLESSPLVALEAMARRIPVIATDVGGVSELLDNGRCGRVVPPSDHAALADAIVELAINPARRAALAQAGYDRFVAVHAPDVAFPVWLQVYARVLDDQDLPESLIVVS, via the coding sequence ATGTCAGGTGCGCGCTCCGAGTGGGCGATCTTCTTGCTGATGAACGATCTCGATCAGCTCGGCGGGGCGAGCCAACTGTTGTGCACACTCGCGCTGCAACTGCAGCGAGCGGGGCATCGCGTTGCTGTGTACACCGAGTACCCGCCTCCGCCGGGCAACCGTTACGCCCGCGTGCTGCACGACGCCGCGATCCCGCTCAACGCGGAAGTTGACGACGTCCCCGACGTGAAGCCGTTGCTCGCCCTGCTGCTGCCCGCGCGGTTTGCGGTCGCGCTCGCCGGTGCGCTGCTGCGTCGCGGATCGTTTCGGTATTGTTGGCGCCGCAGCGGCGAGCGGCTGAGCCGCCTGCTCATTCGCTATCGCTTCAGTCGGCGTGCGCGTCGCGCATTCACCGCGGCGGTCGCCGCCGCGCGTCGCGACGGCCGCGGGGTGCTCGTCCACGTCCACCGCGGTGCCGCTGGCGTGCGCTGGGCGCACGCCCTACGCGTACCGGTGGTCTATTTGGAGAACAGTACTCCCACGTCGAGTGTGCGAAGCCATTGGTGGTTCGCCCTCGATCCGTCGCACGGATCGAATGCCGCGAAGGGGTGGCGAGCGCTGCGACGCGTGCGCGCGCACGTGGATCTCATCATCGTCAGCGCGCAGCGCGTTGCTCAGGCCGTGCGAGAACACGTGCAGTATCAGGGAGTGATCGCGATCCTCCCGTGGATGGTGGAGCAAGCCACCGTCGTAAGAACTTGGCCGGAGCGTTCGAGTGCACCGCCATCACTGGTGGTCGGCACAGCGGGGCGGTTGGAGAAAGAGAAGGGTCACGCGTTCTTCGTTCACGCGCTGCCGCGGGTGGCGCAGCAAACCGCGGCGCGGTTCGTCATCGCCGGCGACGGATCGCTGCGTTCAGAGTTGGAACGGCTCGCGACGCAGTTAGGTATCTGCGAGCAAGTCGAATTCCTCGGCGCCCAAGACAACGCCGGCATGGCGCGGTTTTGGGCCACGATTGATTTGTTCGTAATCCCGTCGCTGCTCGAAAGCTCGCCGCTGGTTGCGCTCGAGGCGATGGCGCGGCGCATCCCGGTGATCGCGACCGATGTTGGCGGTGTGAGTGAACTGCTCGACAACGGGCGCTGCGGGCGCGTCGTTCCGCCCTCCGATCACGCCGCCCTCGCCGACGCTATCGTTGAACTCGCGATCAATCCGGCGCGGCGCGCCGCGTTGGCGCAAGCTGGCTACGATCGCTTCGTGGCGGTGCACGCACCCGACGTTGCGTTTCCCGTCTGGTTGCAGGTTTATGCGCGCGTCCTAGATGATCAGGATTTGCCCGAGTCGTTGATCGTGGTGTCTTAG
- a CDS encoding glycosyltransferase family 39 protein: MATGVTSARETESPARRLTAVLRLVLLAVALGLATLGYRDHFVPQSPWWRWLTEVIGGCVALTFAFADAPTPAEAPMRRLLRWTAGAVALLALAALIVLFPQPGRELAAGVAAIVAVKAFFVARWVPFAHDDVVNLSGDDAVAATRWSAWRWSLAGVAVAANVAAITVNPTQHLAAFLLWLASLALLAVATWYRAAQPIATDNTWRRTGGPELSPRAAALALLLILTLALGLRVMALHDAPAAIDPDEGRQGRSAERIWKDGFPDAFGLGWNVFPHLSYMVEYSGVQLRGTSNASLRFSAAMVGVLSLVPVFFWARRWWGNMIALLAVALLAINRDHLAFSRVALNNIQQVLVAALVLAAFARLLRTRRALDWVWFGYAVGLGFHTYHAAKLFPALLAIAAVLFAIGMRGFWRRYLGGALVGALAFLLCTGPLLVTMYRRWGEFYGGTSNRFDTAQLVDAYQRGDSAGVRSYLGSHVGGCLLSFISVPSMSPVLDGFVAVLFLLGVGWMAWRWRDPRHVVVVIWLFGILVIGGMVTDYPPWKPRLIGMLPVVCLIPALTIGRMRAALFEWSPRWADVIGVPLLLVWFIAALHANWVNFFVDLPNLQRGDIMTEICNAIDDTPTPATFYMVGGAVMAEPKVASNDCMIAPNPERTLIDLPDDPHVVPIAPSNRGTAVLLVSWMQQELVPLIFHYYPDAQYELIHEQHGYPVLHKFTLRGDVIERRRGLRATYRSANRTWSAPDGVDVAQSPPDATPADFPLDVTWRGQIWIATPGPYAFRAGAAPLRLDGRPTSAESPRDLAAGWHTIELQARFANPTERIALDWRTGESPWAAAPHASLHTHPDTHGLLGRYFTHEITATPITAAPDYSRIDPAVSFDFYQQFDEPPVTGFATRPSTMQWTGTVELPEGGAQALRIEATGPTEVFLNGNRAASAPGRDDAQGVTVELGNLTGRVPILVRSMRSATAIEQFWKLRLLWRTPSGAWSAFADYRPE; encoded by the coding sequence ATGGCGACCGGAGTGACGAGCGCGCGCGAAACAGAATCGCCAGCGAGGCGCCTGACGGCGGTGCTCCGACTCGTGCTGCTCGCGGTCGCGCTCGGGCTTGCCACGCTCGGCTATCGCGATCACTTCGTTCCGCAATCGCCCTGGTGGCGGTGGCTCACCGAAGTGATCGGCGGCTGCGTCGCGTTGACGTTCGCGTTCGCTGACGCACCGACACCGGCGGAGGCGCCAATGCGACGCCTGCTGCGCTGGACTGCTGGCGCGGTGGCGCTGCTGGCCCTCGCCGCATTGATCGTGTTGTTTCCGCAACCGGGTCGCGAGCTCGCAGCGGGGGTCGCGGCGATTGTCGCCGTGAAAGCGTTCTTCGTGGCGCGGTGGGTGCCGTTTGCGCACGACGACGTGGTCAACCTCAGCGGCGACGATGCGGTCGCGGCGACGCGCTGGAGCGCGTGGCGATGGAGCCTGGCAGGCGTTGCGGTTGCAGCGAACGTCGCGGCGATCACGGTCAACCCGACGCAGCACCTGGCGGCGTTTCTATTGTGGCTGGCAAGTCTGGCGCTGTTGGCCGTCGCGACGTGGTACCGCGCGGCGCAACCGATCGCGACCGACAACACGTGGCGGCGCACCGGCGGGCCGGAGCTGTCGCCGCGTGCGGCGGCGCTGGCGCTGCTCCTCATCCTGACGTTGGCGTTGGGGCTGCGCGTGATGGCGCTGCACGACGCGCCGGCAGCGATCGACCCCGACGAGGGCCGGCAAGGACGATCGGCGGAACGAATTTGGAAAGACGGTTTTCCCGACGCCTTCGGTTTGGGGTGGAACGTCTTCCCGCACCTCTCGTACATGGTCGAGTACAGCGGCGTGCAATTGCGTGGCACCAGCAACGCCAGCCTGCGCTTCTCGGCGGCGATGGTCGGCGTGCTGAGCTTGGTGCCGGTGTTCTTCTGGGCACGCCGCTGGTGGGGCAACATGATCGCGCTGCTGGCCGTGGCACTGTTGGCGATCAACCGCGATCACCTCGCGTTCAGTCGCGTGGCGCTGAACAACATTCAGCAAGTGCTGGTCGCCGCGTTGGTGTTGGCGGCGTTTGCGCGCTTGCTGCGGACGCGGCGCGCCCTCGATTGGGTGTGGTTCGGCTACGCCGTCGGGCTCGGCTTCCACACTTATCACGCGGCGAAGTTGTTCCCCGCCTTACTTGCCATCGCGGCCGTGCTGTTCGCCATCGGCATGCGCGGCTTCTGGCGGCGCTATCTCGGCGGCGCGCTGGTCGGCGCGCTCGCGTTTCTGCTGTGTACGGGTCCGCTCTTGGTCACCATGTATCGGCGTTGGGGCGAGTTTTACGGCGGCACCTCGAATCGCTTCGACACCGCGCAACTGGTCGATGCCTACCAGCGCGGCGACAGCGCCGGTGTGCGCAGTTATTTGGGCAGTCACGTCGGCGGCTGCTTGCTGTCGTTCATCAGCGTGCCGAGCATGTCGCCGGTGCTCGATGGGTTCGTGGCGGTGCTCTTCCTGCTCGGCGTCGGGTGGATGGCGTGGCGCTGGCGCGACCCACGCCACGTGGTGGTCGTGATCTGGCTGTTCGGCATCCTCGTGATCGGTGGGATGGTCACCGACTATCCGCCGTGGAAGCCGCGATTGATCGGCATGCTGCCGGTGGTGTGCCTGATCCCGGCTCTCACGATCGGCCGCATGCGAGCAGCGTTGTTCGAGTGGTCGCCGCGCTGGGCGGATGTGATCGGCGTTCCGTTGCTGTTGGTGTGGTTCATTGCGGCGCTGCACGCAAACTGGGTCAACTTCTTCGTCGACCTTCCCAACTTGCAGCGGGGCGACATCATGACCGAGATCTGTAACGCGATCGACGACACGCCGACGCCGGCGACGTTCTACATGGTCGGCGGCGCAGTGATGGCGGAGCCGAAAGTGGCGAGCAACGATTGCATGATCGCGCCCAACCCGGAGCGCACCCTGATTGACCTGCCCGACGATCCGCACGTGGTGCCGATTGCTCCCAGTAATCGTGGCACCGCGGTGCTGCTGGTCTCGTGGATGCAGCAGGAGCTGGTGCCGCTGATCTTCCACTACTATCCCGATGCGCAATACGAACTGATTCACGAGCAGCACGGGTATCCGGTGCTGCACAAATTCACGCTGCGCGGCGACGTGATCGAGCGGCGGCGCGGTTTGCGCGCCACCTATCGGTCGGCCAATCGCACATGGAGCGCGCCCGACGGCGTCGACGTGGCGCAATCGCCGCCGGATGCGACGCCGGCCGACTTTCCTCTCGACGTGACGTGGCGCGGCCAGATCTGGATCGCGACGCCCGGCCCGTACGCGTTTCGCGCGGGCGCCGCACCGCTGCGACTCGATGGCCGGCCGACCTCCGCCGAGTCGCCGCGCGATCTCGCCGCGGGCTGGCACACGATCGAGTTGCAAGCGCGTTTCGCTAATCCGACGGAACGGATCGCGCTCGACTGGCGCACCGGTGAGTCGCCGTGGGCGGCGGCTCCGCATGCCTCGTTGCATACGCATCCCGACACCCATGGATTGCTGGGGCGCTACTTCACGCATGAGATCACCGCCACCCCGATCACTGCGGCGCCCGACTATTCGCGCATTGATCCTGCCGTCAGTTTCGATTTCTACCAACAATTCGACGAACCGCCGGTGACGGGATTTGCGACACGTCCGTCGACGATGCAATGGACCGGCACAGTGGAACTGCCCGAAGGCGGCGCGCAAGCACTGCGCATTGAAGCCACTGGACCCACCGAGGTCTTCCTCAACGGCAACCGCGCGGCGAGCGCGCCGGGACGCGACGACGCCCAAGGGGTGACCGTCGAGTTGGGTAACCTCACGGGTCGAGTCCCGATTCTCGTGCGCAGCATGCGCTCAGCGACGGCGATCGAACAGTTTTGGAAACTCCGCCTCCTGTGGCGCACGCCGAGCGGCGCGTGGAGCGCGTTTGCGGACTATCGCCCGGAATGA
- the trxA gene encoding thioredoxin codes for MVSADNCQEDTVANVLEISDATFDQEVLQSAQPVLIDFWAPWCGPCKAIGPVVEELSNEYAGKLKVVKMNVDDNPQTPSKYGVRGIPNLIVFKGGKVHDQIVGAVPKAHLVKAIDRAFA; via the coding sequence ATGGTCTCAGCCGACAACTGCCAGGAGGATACAGTGGCCAACGTACTCGAAATCAGCGACGCAACCTTTGACCAAGAAGTGCTGCAATCGGCGCAACCGGTGCTGATCGACTTCTGGGCGCCCTGGTGCGGCCCGTGCAAGGCCATTGGACCGGTCGTCGAAGAGCTATCGAACGAGTACGCGGGCAAGCTCAAGGTCGTCAAGATGAACGTCGACGACAACCCGCAAACCCCCTCGAAGTACGGCGTGCGCGGCATCCCGAACCTCATCGTGTTCAAAGGCGGTAAAGTGCACGATCAGATCGTCGGCGCGGTGCCGAAGGCGCACCTGGTCAAAGCGATCGATCGCGCCTTCGCCTAG
- the trxA gene encoding thioredoxin, protein MAEVRAVTDDAFDAEVLDSTQPVLIDFWAPHCSACRTLAPIVETLAQEYAGKLKVMTVNTEENPRIATRYAVRAIPNLLFFKDGRVHEQVIGAVPKLRLVRVIDQLLS, encoded by the coding sequence ATGGCTGAAGTGCGGGCGGTTACCGACGACGCGTTCGACGCCGAAGTCCTCGACTCGACGCAACCGGTCCTGATCGACTTTTGGGCCCCGCACTGTAGCGCCTGCCGGACGCTCGCGCCGATCGTCGAGACCCTGGCGCAAGAATACGCCGGTAAGCTCAAGGTGATGACGGTCAACACGGAAGAGAACCCGCGCATCGCCACGCGCTACGCCGTGCGCGCGATCCCTAATCTGCTGTTCTTCAAAGACGGACGGGTCCACGAGCAAGTGATCGGCGCGGTGCCGAAACTGCGACTCGTGCGCGTGATCGATCAGTTGCTCTCCTGA
- a CDS encoding sodium:calcium antiporter, producing the protein MMRWLPILASALLTVPALVLRFGALHTAPGFEAVLFGVAILGAAFLLTWAAEVAQVDISQGLALAFLALIAVLPEYAVDLYFAWRAAHQPEYTAYATANMTGANRLLIGIAWPLIIGLYWWRGSGRELELPRSRCVELVFLTIATVYSFVIPLKGTISLFDMVVLVGCFVGYMWRIAQGEVEEPDLLGPAQALGELRPALRRTAVALFFVFAAIVIFGSAERFAEALIHVGKNAGIDEFLLVQWLAPLASEAPEVAIACILTLRGDAQAGMGAMVSSKVNQWTLLVGTLPLVYSISAGTPSAIHLDPRQIEEILLTASQSLFAVAVLANLKLTRREGVLLFALFAAQLCFPDTSVRYGFCAAYLLLALLTLTRRTKDLPVLFREGLFPGH; encoded by the coding sequence ATGATGCGATGGCTGCCGATTCTTGCTTCCGCTCTGCTCACGGTGCCGGCGCTGGTGCTGCGCTTCGGTGCTCTGCATACAGCGCCCGGGTTCGAGGCGGTGCTATTCGGCGTCGCCATTCTCGGCGCCGCGTTCTTGCTCACCTGGGCCGCTGAAGTCGCCCAGGTCGACATCTCGCAAGGTTTGGCGCTGGCGTTTCTCGCGCTGATCGCCGTATTGCCGGAGTACGCCGTCGATCTGTATTTCGCCTGGCGGGCCGCGCACCAACCCGAGTACACCGCCTACGCGACGGCCAACATGACCGGCGCGAATCGCTTGCTGATCGGGATCGCCTGGCCGTTGATCATCGGCCTGTACTGGTGGCGCGGCAGTGGGCGCGAGTTGGAGCTGCCGCGCAGCCGCTGCGTCGAGCTGGTGTTCCTCACCATCGCCACCGTGTACTCGTTTGTGATCCCACTGAAAGGCACCATCTCGCTGTTTGACATGGTGGTGTTGGTCGGCTGTTTTGTCGGCTACATGTGGCGCATCGCGCAGGGCGAAGTGGAAGAACCGGACCTGCTCGGCCCGGCGCAAGCGCTCGGCGAACTGCGTCCGGCGCTGCGCCGCACTGCTGTCGCTCTCTTCTTCGTGTTTGCCGCCATCGTGATCTTCGGCTCGGCGGAACGATTCGCCGAAGCGCTGATCCATGTCGGCAAGAACGCCGGCATCGATGAATTCCTGCTGGTGCAATGGTTGGCACCGCTGGCGTCGGAAGCGCCGGAGGTCGCGATCGCCTGCATCCTCACGCTGCGCGGCGACGCGCAGGCGGGCATGGGGGCGATGGTGTCGTCGAAGGTGAATCAGTGGACGCTGCTGGTCGGCACGCTGCCGCTGGTCTACAGCATCTCGGCCGGGACGCCGAGCGCGATTCATCTCGATCCGCGCCAGATCGAAGAGATCCTGCTGACCGCGTCGCAATCGTTGTTCGCGGTCGCGGTGCTCGCCAATCTCAAACTGACGCGGCGCGAAGGCGTCCTGCTGTTCGCCCTATTCGCGGCCCAGCTCTGCTTCCCCGACACTTCCGTCCGCTACGGCTTCTGCGCCGCGTACCTCCTGCTCGCGTTACTAACGCTGACGCGGCGAACGAAGGATCTGCCGGTGCTGTTTCGCGAGGGGCTGTTTCCCGGGCACTGA
- a CDS encoding four helix bundle protein, with product MRPSGGYRTLRSFQVTTIIYDATVAFCERFIDKRARTTDQMVQAARSGRQNIAEGSRASATSSQTELRLVNVTRASLDELLLDYEDFLRQRGLRQWGKDDLESRAVREVGRRHRTDRSDAAPYARWLTHVDPSVVANATICLIHQANYLLDQQIAALERGFIQAGGYSERLAAARLEQRRGRDPTDPPDRSDPLPLCPLCGKVMVVRTARKGERAGSQFLGCSGYPECKGTQKVDGSDRSGGSVRSKK from the coding sequence CTGCGCCCGAGCGGCGGCTATCGCACACTGCGCTCGTTTCAGGTGACGACAATCATCTACGATGCCACGGTCGCGTTCTGCGAGCGCTTCATCGACAAGCGAGCGCGCACGACAGACCAGATGGTTCAGGCGGCGCGCAGTGGCCGGCAGAACATCGCCGAGGGCAGCCGTGCCTCCGCGACCTCGAGCCAAACCGAGCTGCGCTTGGTGAACGTCACCCGCGCCAGCCTCGACGAGCTGCTGCTCGACTACGAAGATTTCCTGCGCCAGCGCGGCCTGCGGCAATGGGGCAAGGATGATCTGGAGTCGCGCGCGGTGCGCGAGGTGGGGAGACGGCATCGGACCGATCGGTCCGATGCCGCGCCATACGCCCGCTGGCTCACTCACGTCGACCCCAGCGTAGTCGCCAATGCGACGATCTGCCTGATCCACCAGGCCAACTACCTGCTCGATCAGCAGATCGCCGCCCTGGAGCGGGGGTTCATTCAAGCGGGCGGCTACAGCGAACGCCTGGCGGCGGCTCGCCTGGAACAGCGGCGAGGACGAGATCCGACCGATCCGCCGGATCGGTCGGATCCCCTTCCGCTCTGCCCGCTTTGCGGCAAGGTCATGGTCGTGCGCACTGCGCGCAAAGGTGAGCGCGCAGGTTCGCAATTTCTGGGCTGCTCGGGCTACCCCGAGTGCAAAGGCACGCAGAAGGTGGACGGATCGGACCGATCGGGCGGATCCGTCCGATCAAAGAAGTAA
- a CDS encoding Mov34/MPN/PAD-1 family protein, with protein sequence MTELHVTTTSRVAIEAHAAACYPHEACGFVIDRSGREEVVCVSNIQNQRHAADPTLRDARTAYTMGAEAVPILTGHERGALVIRAIFHSHPDHDAYFSAEDRKQATVWDEPSYPDVGQIVVSVRNGEVKAAKAFAWDADARDYVEVPLTVSD encoded by the coding sequence GTGACCGAACTCCACGTCACCACCACCAGCCGCGTCGCTATCGAAGCGCACGCCGCGGCCTGCTATCCGCACGAAGCCTGCGGCTTCGTCATCGATCGCAGCGGACGCGAGGAAGTGGTGTGCGTGAGCAACATCCAGAACCAGCGCCACGCCGCTGATCCGACGCTGCGCGACGCGCGCACGGCGTACACAATGGGAGCGGAAGCGGTGCCGATCCTCACCGGCCACGAACGCGGCGCGCTGGTGATCCGCGCGATCTTTCACTCGCATCCCGATCACGATGCCTACTTCTCCGCCGAGGACCGCAAACAAGCCACGGTGTGGGACGAGCCCAGCTACCCCGATGTCGGCCAGATCGTGGTCTCCGTGCGCAACGGCGAAGTGAAAGCGGCGAAGGCGTTCGCGTGGGACGCGGATGCTCGCGACTATGTCGAGGTACCGCTGACAGTATCCGACTGA